The genome window CTCTCGTATTAATCTTTTGACTTCATCGTCATCAATAACCTTTATCCCGTTTGGTTTCGCTAGATCTGCAGCAATTTTTGCGAATACCTTATTCTTGGAAATTCCCACAGTAACTGTGATTTTCTCTTTTTCAAGTATTTTGTTCTTAATTTCCAACCCTAGACTATATGCCTCTTGATAATTCTTAACCTTGTCTGAGATATCGAGGTAGGCCTCATCTATACTTGCGATCTCGATCTTCTCAGAGTATTCCCTTAGTAATTTCATTATTCTATTGGAAACTTGCTGATATACTTCCTTTCTCATGGGTAAGTAAACTGCATTTGGTAAAATTTTCTTTGCCTCAACTATTGGTATTCCAGCTTTTATCCCAAATTTTCTAGCTTCATAATTAGCAGTAGCTACAGCCCCACTATCCTCGAATCTCCCAGAAAATACACAAATAACCACTGGCTTTCCTTTCAAGGACGGATTTAAAACTTCCTCAACTTGAGCGTAAAAGTAGTCAAAATCGACGAAGAGAATAATCATTTACATATAACATTTGGTTTCTTCTTCCTTAAATACTCTCTTACCTCTTCTAATGTTGGTGAAGATATTCCTCCAATCCTTGTAACTTTGAGACCCGATGCTACGCTAGCAACTTGTAGACTTTTTACAATATCCTTTTCCTCAGAATATGTGACATTAAACGCCGCATCGAAGGTATCTCCAGCTCCAGTAGTATCAACCACCTTTTCTACTTGTATTGGTTCAACTGAGCACTCTTCGGTCTCAGTAATTATCTTTGCCCCTTTCTTGCCCATCTTAATTACGATAAATCTTGCCCTAACGTTTTTATCTTCTATCATTTCATACTCTTTTTCATTAACATATAAGATGTCTACGTCAATTGACTCTATATTTTTAGTCTGTGGTCCAGGATCATAGCTTACCAATTTCGCATAAGGGTCCCTTACGACAACGTTTGGTGATACTGAGGCGAAGTGAGTAACGTCAAACAATCCAAAACACCTTTTGACGTCTTCTCTAGTTAGCAATATTGAGGCACCAAGTTTTCTTACCATAGATAGTGTTCCATCGTTCCTTAGGAAGATCAATGTGGCGCTAGGTTTCTCATTTAGTTCCTCTACGTACTCTAATCCTACTCCTAATTCTACTATCTTCTCCATTAGACTTCTAACTACTTCATTTTTCCCAACCTTTGCTAGTAGCTTAGCTGAGTGACCCAGCTTAGTCACTGCTACTGCGTAGTTTGTTGCAGCACCTCCTGGCATGATTTCAAGGATATCTGTCATGTGACTAGAGTCTATAGGTGGAATAGAATCCAATTTTACTATAATATCAATGTTAAATCTTCCCACCGCTAGATGTATCAACTAAAATCACCCATTTCAGACAGCCGCCACTCAATCACTTCGTCAGTCCCAAAGGTCTTCATCACATGTTATCTTTAGATAGTGCTATATTAATAAAGCTTACATAATCCTTATAATTGAGCCTCCGATCTCTACTGCGTGAAAAAACTTAGCTTTTAACCATCGTATCCTGAACTTTTAGGTCATAATATTTTATATATAACCTTTCTCATAATATAAAGCCTCAGATATTAGAGTTAATCTCAAAAACTTTACCATATATTAGTACTGTGATATGTCGGAGATAAAAGAGTTAAAGAAACCTATACGTGAAAAAGCGAATATTCATAGTCATATTAAAGGTTTAGGTTTGGATAATAACGGTAAAGCGAAATTTATCGCAGATGGGCTCGTTGGTCAGGTTGAAGCCCGAGAGGCAGCGGGAGTGGTAGTACAACTAATAAAACAAGGAAAAATGTCTGGGAAAGGGATACTGTTTGTTGGTCCTCCCGGTACTGGGAAAACTGCATTAGCTGTAGCGATTGCCAGGGAATTAGGTGAGGATACTCCATTTACTGCAATTAACGCTTCTGAAATATACTCTACAGAACT of Sulfolobus sp. E5-1-F contains these proteins:
- a CDS encoding carbohydrate kinase family protein, whose product is MIHLAVGRFNIDIIVKLDSIPPIDSSHMTDILEIMPGGAATNYAVAVTKLGHSAKLLAKVGKNEVVRSLMEKIVELGVGLEYVEELNEKPSATLIFLRNDGTLSMVRKLGASILLTREDVKRCFGLFDVTHFASVSPNVVVRDPYAKLVSYDPGPQTKNIESIDVDILYVNEKEYEMIEDKNVRARFIVIKMGKKGAKIITETEECSVEPIQVEKVVDTTGAGDTFDAAFNVTYSEEKDIVKSLQVASVASGLKVTRIGGISSPTLEEVREYLRKKKPNVICK
- a CDS encoding DNA polymerase IV — protein: MIILFVDFDYFYAQVEEVLNPSLKGKPVVICVFSGRFEDSGAVATANYEARKFGIKAGIPIVEAKKILPNAVYLPMRKEVYQQVSNRIMKLLREYSEKIEIASIDEAYLDISDKVKNYQEAYSLGLEIKNKILEKEKITVTVGISKNKVFAKIAADLAKPNGIKVIDDDEVKRLIRELDIADIPGIGSITAEKLKKIGINKLVDTLRVEFDELKRIIGKAKAKYLFSLARDEYNEPIRTRVQKSIGRIVTIKRNSRDLEEIKPYLFRTIDEAYYKLDKKIPKAIHVVAVTEDLDIVSRGRTFTHGISKETAYKEAIRLLQKILEDDERKIRRIGVRFSKFIEAIGLDKFFDT